From a single Lentisphaera profundi genomic region:
- a CDS encoding sialate O-acetylesterase, translating to MIKRYLLVMALLVLSVTAYADVKTARLFTNGMVIQREAKAPVWGWAEPGEQVEVSGSWGSKSAVKADKDGRWMLQLQTPKAGGPHSISIKGNNTITLNDVLSGDVWLCTGQSNMAWPVEKTNNAESAIKTANFPQIRRFSNRIMPVMEVPEDLDARSEWLSCSPETAGKFSATAFYTMRELQKEIDVPIGIVMAASGGTFIESYTSAEFLKDDIIAKRMIERAKQKAAESKSTQKARVDKNYPGVLYRGNIAPLKTFALKGVIWYQGENNAFELQRAEYYRVQLRNLINCLRQQWGNPELPFYFVQLPNFKETTDDPNAKTSGWPIIRESFLDVAKSTPNTGMVVTIDLGEIKNIHPTNKTDVGKRMASLVLNKTYGKNTPTSPLYIKSEIEGDKVIIHFDYAGSGLMAKGDKLEYFAIAGDDKKLLWADAVIEKRNGKDVVVVSSPQIKKPASVRYAWAMNPNTCNLYSKEGLPASPFRTDTWQLSKKK from the coding sequence ATGATTAAAAGATATTTACTTGTTATGGCATTGCTCGTTTTGTCGGTGACTGCCTATGCAGATGTTAAAACGGCGCGCTTATTTACAAATGGCATGGTGATTCAACGCGAAGCAAAGGCTCCCGTATGGGGCTGGGCTGAACCCGGTGAACAGGTTGAGGTTTCTGGTAGCTGGGGAAGTAAGTCCGCAGTAAAGGCTGACAAGGACGGCCGTTGGATGCTTCAACTCCAAACGCCGAAAGCGGGTGGTCCACATTCAATCTCAATTAAGGGTAATAACACAATTACACTAAATGATGTTTTATCAGGTGACGTCTGGTTGTGTACCGGACAGTCCAATATGGCCTGGCCAGTTGAGAAAACAAACAATGCCGAGTCCGCTATCAAAACGGCAAACTTTCCTCAGATCCGTCGATTCTCAAACAGAATTATGCCGGTGATGGAGGTTCCAGAAGACTTAGATGCAAGAAGCGAATGGCTAAGCTGTTCTCCAGAGACCGCGGGTAAGTTCTCTGCAACTGCCTTTTATACAATGAGGGAGCTCCAGAAGGAGATCGATGTACCTATCGGTATCGTCATGGCTGCCAGTGGCGGGACCTTTATTGAGTCCTATACCTCTGCTGAATTCCTCAAAGATGATATTATCGCCAAACGTATGATTGAGCGAGCGAAGCAAAAAGCGGCAGAGAGTAAGAGTACCCAAAAAGCTCGTGTAGACAAGAATTACCCCGGAGTTCTGTACCGTGGAAATATTGCTCCATTGAAAACTTTTGCACTTAAAGGAGTGATATGGTACCAAGGTGAGAATAATGCCTTTGAACTTCAGCGTGCGGAGTATTATCGAGTCCAGCTCAGGAACCTGATCAACTGCCTGCGCCAACAGTGGGGTAACCCGGAACTGCCATTTTACTTTGTTCAGCTTCCAAATTTCAAAGAGACCACAGATGACCCCAATGCTAAAACTAGTGGGTGGCCTATTATCAGGGAGAGCTTTCTCGACGTCGCTAAAAGTACACCCAATACAGGTATGGTTGTTACTATTGACCTAGGGGAAATAAAGAATATTCATCCAACAAATAAAACCGATGTCGGTAAGCGCATGGCATCGTTAGTCCTGAATAAAACATACGGCAAGAATACACCGACTTCACCACTTTACATAAAAAGCGAGATCGAAGGCGACAAGGTTATTATCCACTTTGATTATGCCGGGTCCGGACTTATGGCTAAAGGTGACAAGCTCGAATATTTTGCCATTGCTGGTGATGACAAAAAATTGCTCTGGGCTGATGCCGTTATTGAAAAACGCAACGGCAAAGATGTAGTCGTGGTTAGTAGCCCACAGATCAAAAAACCAGCGTCAGTTCGTTACGCCTGGGCGATGAATCCGAATACGTGCAACCTTTACTCTAAGGAAGGCCTTCCCGCATCTCCTTTCAGAACGGATACATGGCAATTATCAAAAAAGAAATGA
- a CDS encoding glycoside hydrolase family 32 protein, producing MKMKLAIFAITLAGTTAFAGSELLFENSDFEKGTLENWTAEGDAMSMQPTKGDQLAARKEGTSNIQGEYWIGTAEKYDGKSGKPGAMRHHAPTGKLLSKEFTITKPYITFRIGGGPDYQQLNVGLIVDGKELVGAADTTPRSSDTLTAVSLDVKSLMGKKTQLIISDQSKVRFGYISADDFRASDEKIGVVYTPIERPKVKDSDSTFPYYKRVGYDQDIRPQFHFTSRMGWLNDPNGLVYYDGEWHMYFQHYAKGNLGGTKSWGNSVSTDLVHWTQLPHAITPYAKVDGSKGAHAIWSGSAVVDKFNALGKQKNDVKTLFALYSATSEKFFQAGAYSTDRGRTWTKVNDGKPLIPHQEGLYKGQRDPRIFYYAPGKFYVTIMMVGGKDRAARLWKSTDLLNWKQFLDIPNKSAECLDMYCLPVDGDKNNMKWVISSAQTFYEVGDFDGDKWTGFGNKDKKVFRFDHGTNYYAAQTFTNGPDGRVVQVGWMNTRDLFTKAKMPFTQQMSTLVDLSLRTTPDGIRMFRNPVKEIESLYTKSETLKNISAKEANAKLASLSPELIDMTVEFAPSGSFDLNVRGEKITYNAKNKVIIFTNMTRKARIAAKNAEIAKLPKEKQKYEKDDSTRHIPAPTVDGKVIIRTLIDKASVEVFINNGQVAGSFVTLIDKDNRKIAIEGDDAMKFDSIIVHELKSAWDHVK from the coding sequence ATGAAAATGAAATTAGCAATATTCGCAATTACCCTGGCAGGCACAACGGCATTTGCCGGATCGGAGTTATTGTTTGAAAACAGTGATTTTGAGAAGGGAACGCTGGAGAACTGGACGGCCGAAGGCGATGCCATGTCAATGCAGCCCACCAAAGGTGATCAGCTCGCGGCTCGCAAGGAGGGCACAAGCAATATCCAGGGCGAATACTGGATCGGAACCGCCGAGAAGTACGATGGCAAAAGCGGTAAGCCCGGCGCCATGCGTCACCATGCCCCAACAGGGAAACTACTCTCGAAGGAGTTCACGATCACCAAGCCCTATATCACCTTCCGTATCGGTGGTGGGCCTGACTACCAGCAGCTTAACGTGGGCCTCATTGTTGATGGCAAGGAACTCGTTGGGGCTGCAGATACTACTCCAAGATCTTCTGATACTCTCACTGCTGTGAGCCTAGACGTCAAGAGTCTAATGGGAAAAAAGACGCAACTCATCATTAGTGACCAGAGCAAAGTTCGTTTCGGTTATATCAGTGCCGATGACTTTCGTGCCTCCGATGAAAAGATTGGCGTGGTATATACCCCCATCGAGCGGCCCAAAGTCAAGGATTCCGACTCAACCTTTCCCTATTACAAACGTGTCGGCTACGATCAAGATATCCGTCCGCAATTTCACTTCACTTCACGCATGGGCTGGCTCAATGATCCCAACGGTTTAGTCTATTACGATGGCGAGTGGCATATGTATTTTCAACATTACGCCAAAGGCAATCTTGGTGGAACCAAGAGCTGGGGTAATTCGGTCAGCACCGACCTTGTTCACTGGACTCAGCTCCCTCACGCCATTACTCCCTATGCCAAAGTGGATGGCAGCAAGGGCGCGCACGCTATATGGTCTGGTTCTGCGGTGGTAGACAAGTTTAACGCATTAGGAAAACAGAAAAATGATGTAAAGACACTTTTTGCCCTCTATTCAGCCACTTCGGAAAAATTCTTTCAGGCAGGCGCCTACAGCACCGACCGCGGCCGCACCTGGACAAAGGTCAACGATGGAAAGCCTCTTATTCCACATCAGGAAGGTTTATACAAAGGACAGCGCGACCCGCGCATATTCTACTATGCTCCCGGAAAATTCTACGTGACTATTATGATGGTGGGCGGAAAGGATCGTGCAGCGCGCCTCTGGAAATCCACTGACCTGTTGAACTGGAAACAGTTTCTCGATATCCCCAATAAATCTGCAGAATGTCTCGATATGTACTGCCTTCCCGTTGATGGTGATAAGAATAACATGAAGTGGGTCATCTCCAGCGCACAGACCTTTTACGAAGTCGGAGACTTTGACGGAGATAAATGGACCGGATTTGGGAACAAGGATAAAAAGGTTTTCAGGTTTGATCACGGAACAAATTACTATGCAGCTCAGACCTTCACCAATGGTCCAGACGGGCGTGTTGTTCAGGTTGGCTGGATGAATACTCGCGACCTATTTACCAAGGCAAAGATGCCTTTTACCCAGCAGATGTCAACCCTCGTAGATCTGAGCCTTCGCACAACTCCCGATGGCATTCGGATGTTCCGAAACCCCGTAAAAGAGATTGAATCCCTCTACACCAAGAGCGAAACCCTCAAGAATATTTCTGCAAAAGAAGCCAACGCAAAACTGGCTTCACTCAGTCCCGAACTGATTGACATGACGGTGGAGTTCGCGCCGTCGGGTAGTTTCGATTTGAATGTGCGTGGAGAGAAAATTACCTATAACGCAAAAAACAAGGTTATTATATTCACCAACATGACTCGCAAGGCAAGGATAGCAGCCAAGAATGCGGAGATCGCAAAGCTTCCCAAAGAGAAACAGAAGTATGAAAAAGATGACAGCACCAGGCATATTCCTGCTCCAACCGTAGATGGCAAGGTCATTATTCGCACTCTGATTGACAAAGCCTCAGTTGAGGTTTTTATCAATAACGGTCAGGTGGCGGGAAGCTTTGTTACACTGATAGACAAAGACAACCGCAAAATCGCCATTGAAGGAGACGATGCAATGAAATTTGACTCCATTATTGTGCACGAACTTAAGTCCGCATGGGATCATGTTAAATAG
- a CDS encoding sulfatase — MFKILRTVLVIIVISPALLAASAKGKRPNILFIPIDDLKPVLGCYGNATVKTPNIDRLASSGTVFLNNSCQQAICGPSRVSLLTGLYPDTTRIYSMEKFKKMRSVNPNLLTLPEYFKNKGYITTGYGKTFDSRNTDKKQDAQSWTIPHTSHPANSHYYQSKGLKYKDPVTAALFTKYFHLPRDKKAAFKNEHNCYPATECTDFDLPDDAYIDGVQAKLACAKLEKLAQKEKPFFLSVGFAKPHLPFIAPKKYWDLYKRDDFELATFQKLPKDSPYWSRHGNGELNGGYTGVPKTGLLKPLPEDYQRQLIQGYYACTSYVDAQVGKLLDKVEELGIADNTIVVLWGDHGWHLGDHALWCKQSNYEQAVRSPLIISSPWQRKKGVKSDSLTEFVDIFPTLCELSNLPVPEVLEGKSLKNLLDNPKESVRNAAMSQYPRRLWQDPKKPDSMGYTLRNKRYRYVKWVLMDYESGARTGELIGTELYDYQNDPLETVNLAKDPSKADVVDHFEKIFKTRGVAQESNTLR, encoded by the coding sequence GAATATTGATCGTTTGGCTTCGAGCGGCACTGTTTTTCTAAATAACTCCTGCCAACAGGCTATTTGTGGCCCGTCACGCGTTAGCTTACTAACTGGGCTCTACCCCGATACGACTCGAATTTACAGCATGGAAAAATTTAAAAAAATGCGTTCTGTTAATCCCAATTTATTGACATTACCGGAGTATTTTAAGAACAAGGGTTACATTACCACAGGTTATGGAAAAACCTTTGATTCAAGAAACACCGACAAAAAACAGGATGCCCAATCATGGACAATTCCCCACACCAGCCACCCGGCAAATTCGCACTATTATCAGAGCAAGGGTTTAAAGTACAAAGACCCAGTAACTGCAGCTTTATTTACGAAGTACTTTCATTTGCCACGCGACAAAAAAGCTGCCTTTAAAAATGAACATAATTGCTACCCGGCGACAGAGTGTACTGACTTTGACTTGCCCGATGACGCCTATATCGACGGCGTGCAAGCCAAGCTAGCTTGTGCCAAACTCGAAAAATTAGCACAAAAAGAGAAGCCCTTCTTCCTCAGCGTAGGTTTTGCCAAACCACACTTGCCGTTTATAGCTCCCAAAAAATACTGGGACCTCTATAAACGTGACGATTTTGAACTTGCGACTTTCCAAAAGCTACCCAAAGACTCGCCATATTGGTCTCGCCACGGAAATGGAGAGTTAAATGGTGGCTATACGGGTGTTCCCAAAACGGGACTTCTTAAACCTCTACCGGAGGATTATCAACGACAGCTGATTCAAGGATACTATGCATGTACTTCGTATGTCGATGCTCAGGTTGGTAAACTGCTTGATAAAGTAGAGGAGCTCGGCATCGCGGATAATACCATAGTCGTTCTCTGGGGGGATCACGGCTGGCACCTTGGGGATCACGCACTTTGGTGCAAGCAATCGAATTATGAACAAGCCGTACGTTCTCCTTTAATTATCAGTTCGCCATGGCAAAGAAAGAAAGGCGTCAAATCCGATTCCTTAACCGAGTTTGTCGACATTTTCCCAACTCTATGTGAACTGAGTAATCTTCCTGTCCCTGAAGTCCTCGAGGGAAAGAGCCTGAAAAATCTTTTGGATAATCCCAAAGAATCCGTTCGAAATGCCGCAATGTCACAGTACCCGAGGCGTCTATGGCAAGACCCTAAGAAACCTGATAGCATGGGCTACACACTGCGCAATAAAAGGTATCGTTATGTAAAATGGGTATTAATGGATTATGAGAGCGGGGCGAGAACAGGAGAACTCATCGGTACTGAACTCTACGATTACCAGAATGACCCTCTTGAAACAGTCAATTTGGCAAAAGACCCAAGCAAAGCTGATGTTGTTGATCACTTTGAGAAGATTTTTAAAACTCGTGGTGTCGCCCAGGAATCAAATACTCTTCGGTAA
- a CDS encoding glycoside hydrolase family 32 protein yields MKLKKLKLLASVFIISLLSSMAFNKAMAEEKNPFRTFDTYKGIGYEQAYRPAFHFTSIKNWINDPNGLMYYDGEYHLFFQHNPLGTGWGNMTWGHAVSTDLVHWKQLAHAITPYGKGYVFSGTGVVDHNNSLGKQIGNTKTLVLMYSYAVDARKGFGILTPPKETKYYQGLAYSTDRGRTFKLLNDGAPVIPFQGRNVDPKGTERDPKLFWHEGSKKWVTLLWLGESSGGKVRIFSSDDLQKWKFESDIVRPWAHECFDLFELPVLDADGNLPNNPQKKWLIYDGSFDYEIGSFDGKKFKSEQALKNHKLGHWNAAQTFNNSPDGRRIIVGWLKKSDFWRKKMPFTEQLSFPAIMQIRRTPEGIRLYRWPVKEIEKLYGKQWRLPRGCSISVANEELKNIDKECLDMSIEFTPGKDKDLELNIRGSKLSFNATKNTIHFISKSNLSKKSTWDAKSVEEKKDRKNHRFKYDQYVMNDALNNKGTVKLRILVDRGSFEIFLNDGITVLTHSELHDLDNRSISFSGGSTLINSMKIHEVKSSWKTSAQK; encoded by the coding sequence ATGAAATTGAAAAAATTAAAATTACTCGCCAGCGTATTTATTATAAGTCTGTTAAGTAGTATGGCTTTTAATAAAGCTATGGCGGAAGAAAAGAACCCCTTCCGAACTTTTGATACTTATAAAGGGATCGGCTATGAGCAGGCGTATCGCCCGGCATTCCATTTTACCTCAATTAAGAACTGGATCAATGACCCGAACGGACTGATGTACTACGATGGCGAATACCACCTGTTTTTTCAGCATAATCCACTTGGGACAGGGTGGGGGAATATGACCTGGGGACACGCAGTGAGCACGGACCTCGTACATTGGAAACAACTGGCGCATGCTATAACTCCGTATGGTAAGGGCTATGTATTTTCCGGTACCGGAGTAGTTGATCATAATAACTCCCTTGGTAAGCAAATAGGAAATACAAAAACCCTGGTACTTATGTATTCGTATGCAGTTGATGCGCGCAAGGGGTTTGGAATCCTCACGCCCCCAAAAGAGACAAAATACTATCAAGGACTGGCGTATAGCACTGATCGTGGCCGAACATTTAAACTGCTAAATGATGGTGCTCCAGTAATACCATTTCAGGGCAGGAATGTTGACCCTAAAGGAACTGAACGCGATCCAAAATTATTTTGGCATGAAGGAAGTAAGAAGTGGGTGACATTACTTTGGTTAGGTGAAAGCAGTGGAGGTAAAGTGCGCATTTTTAGTTCCGATGATTTACAAAAGTGGAAATTCGAAAGTGATATTGTCAGGCCCTGGGCTCATGAATGCTTTGATTTATTCGAATTACCCGTACTTGACGCAGATGGAAATCTTCCTAATAATCCACAAAAGAAATGGCTCATCTATGACGGTAGTTTTGATTATGAAATAGGCTCATTCGATGGTAAAAAATTTAAAAGTGAACAGGCGCTAAAGAATCACAAGTTGGGTCATTGGAATGCTGCACAGACATTTAATAATAGTCCTGATGGGCGAAGAATTATCGTCGGCTGGTTGAAAAAAAGTGATTTCTGGCGCAAAAAAATGCCCTTTACCGAACAGTTGAGTTTCCCAGCTATAATGCAGATTCGCCGTACACCTGAGGGGATTCGCCTTTATCGTTGGCCTGTAAAAGAGATAGAAAAGCTCTACGGCAAACAATGGCGCCTGCCTAGGGGCTGCAGTATTAGTGTTGCAAATGAGGAGCTGAAAAACATTGATAAAGAGTGTTTGGATATGAGTATCGAATTTACCCCAGGGAAAGACAAGGACTTAGAACTTAATATACGTGGAAGTAAGCTCAGTTTTAATGCTACTAAAAATACAATTCACTTTATAAGTAAAAGCAATTTAAGCAAAAAATCTACTTGGGACGCTAAGAGTGTGGAAGAGAAGAAAGATCGGAAAAACCACCGTTTCAAGTATGATCAGTATGTCATGAATGACGCGTTAAATAACAAAGGAACAGTAAAATTGCGTATCCTTGTTGATCGCGGCTCCTTTGAAATTTTTCTTAATGATGGCATTACAGTGTTAACCCATTCTGAGCTTCATGATCTTGACAATAGATCGATCTCTTTTTCGGGAGGGAGTACGCTTATCAATTCAATGAAGATTCACGAAGTAAAAAGCTCATGGAAGACAAGTGCACAGAAATGA
- a CDS encoding glycoside hydrolase family 32 protein, protein MYRSNKNSKSIFLFLISMCHCLSFSTKAEDKQVTPDPLFDKAEFNFHTYTAPYDQKNRPQFHFTSREGGINDPNGLIYYDGEWHMYFQHKGQKNWGHAISTDLIHWQQLEHAIVPHKGHCTSKGQIWSGTSIIDHNNTLGKQKGDIKTIVAFFTHTQKAFHQDGAYSTDKGRTFTLMGNLVPNQGSSTGERDPKVVFDPETKKWIMLLTAGVNAVFESSDLMNWKRIGKIDGIGGECPDLFQLPLDGDKSKMKWVITNAGGKYGVGNLKKGIWTLEEGERMQGFDASKPRGNVGYAWQTFDNGPDGRVVQLGFMQNQHRKEPFGSHKGLPFSQQMSFPVELTLHTTPSGIRLLRNPIKEIEKLYIDTKTWNNITLDTANDKDHLGSLTPDLMDLSIEFTPGSHDKVSFNVRGIDVRYTQSDGKIRIKNNVGAIAESTLIAAKNKNGKVKFRVLFDRTSFEIFVNNGAAVATLNCAPENSRIHIDGADDLMINKLSIHDLSSIWKKRK, encoded by the coding sequence ATGTACCGAAGCAACAAAAACTCAAAGTCTATTTTTCTTTTTCTTATTTCCATGTGCCATTGTTTAAGCTTCTCTACAAAAGCAGAAGATAAGCAAGTAACGCCCGATCCCTTGTTCGATAAGGCTGAATTCAACTTCCATACTTACACCGCCCCTTACGACCAAAAAAATCGACCACAATTCCACTTCACCTCTCGTGAAGGGGGGATCAATGACCCCAATGGCTTAATTTACTATGACGGTGAATGGCATATGTATTTTCAGCACAAGGGGCAAAAAAACTGGGGCCACGCGATCAGTACTGACTTAATTCACTGGCAACAATTGGAACATGCGATTGTACCGCATAAAGGGCATTGTACGAGCAAGGGCCAGATTTGGTCGGGCACTTCGATTATTGACCATAATAACACTCTAGGCAAGCAAAAAGGCGATATCAAAACCATCGTCGCCTTCTTTACTCATACCCAAAAAGCATTCCACCAAGATGGCGCCTACAGTACAGATAAAGGACGCACCTTTACCCTCATGGGAAACCTAGTTCCAAACCAGGGGTCTTCTACGGGCGAACGTGACCCCAAGGTTGTTTTTGATCCAGAAACGAAGAAATGGATCATGCTTTTGACTGCGGGAGTCAATGCGGTCTTTGAGTCGTCCGACCTTATGAATTGGAAGCGTATAGGAAAAATAGATGGCATTGGCGGAGAATGTCCAGATCTCTTTCAGCTCCCACTTGATGGGGACAAATCAAAAATGAAGTGGGTCATAACAAATGCTGGCGGCAAGTATGGCGTCGGTAATCTTAAAAAAGGAATATGGACCTTAGAAGAGGGTGAGAGAATGCAGGGCTTTGATGCGTCAAAACCTCGTGGCAATGTGGGCTACGCTTGGCAAACTTTTGATAATGGCCCCGATGGACGTGTCGTTCAACTTGGTTTTATGCAAAACCAACACCGTAAAGAACCTTTTGGTTCTCACAAAGGTTTGCCCTTCTCCCAACAAATGTCTTTCCCGGTCGAACTGACTCTACACACTACACCGAGTGGAATTCGCTTATTAAGGAACCCGATCAAGGAAATTGAAAAGCTTTACATCGACACCAAAACATGGAATAACATTACTCTTGATACGGCTAATGATAAAGATCACCTTGGTAGCCTCACACCGGACTTAATGGACCTGAGCATCGAGTTTACTCCCGGGAGCCACGATAAAGTTTCGTTTAATGTCCGCGGCATCGATGTTCGTTATACTCAGTCAGATGGCAAAATCAGAATCAAAAACAATGTCGGTGCCATAGCCGAGAGCACTTTAATTGCCGCAAAAAACAAAAACGGCAAAGTCAAATTCCGCGTCCTCTTTGATCGCACATCTTTTGAGATTTTTGTTAATAATGGCGCTGCTGTCGCTACCTTAAATTGTGCGCCCGAAAATTCGCGTATCCATATCGACGGAGCTGACGACCTAATGATCAATAAACTTAGCATTCACGACTTAAGCTCGATATGGAAAAAAAGAAAATAA
- a CDS encoding serine hydrolase domain-containing protein, with amino-acid sequence MKFFRNNKKRIFATVLKSLLALPCTLMAQNNGTAPEVIDLNAKDVSMQWEKNIPYLDKAYISEHPTDMNDDIPVGSLGTDGINKEMILAFAREVATDPNKDRKDKTDSLLISHKGKLIFESYYRRGRQNLPHFQMSITKSYTAFALGRAIQLGYMKMEDLNKPVVDFLKDLDRSKLVEDADKVTLAEAMNMRSGVKLTREKVMKYKNKPELLQGQKQIQAYLSDSVPILQAPRKFAYKASDPAMIMQVLEAVVPGSAADFIKKELMGKMGITEYAWQEDTSGLPKSAAGSSFRSRDMLKMGMLVSNKGKWKDEQLIPEEFMVRATSPISNAYGVNNYGYFCWHRNLKHDGEEYPSIELRGALGQFVFVFPKQDLIVVATAHGVMSLIKDIPNRIIPAIAK; translated from the coding sequence ATGAAATTTTTCAGAAATAACAAAAAGAGAATCTTCGCTACAGTACTTAAATCATTATTGGCATTGCCCTGTACTCTTATGGCTCAAAACAACGGCACGGCCCCGGAAGTTATAGATCTCAATGCCAAAGATGTTTCCATGCAGTGGGAGAAGAATATTCCCTATCTTGATAAAGCCTATATCAGTGAACATCCCACAGACATGAACGACGATATTCCCGTCGGCTCATTGGGCACAGATGGGATTAACAAGGAAATGATTTTGGCCTTTGCCCGTGAAGTTGCAACAGACCCCAATAAAGATAGAAAAGACAAAACAGATAGCTTACTCATTAGTCACAAAGGCAAGCTTATATTTGAGTCATACTATAGACGCGGCCGTCAAAACCTCCCTCATTTTCAAATGTCTATCACCAAGTCTTATACAGCGTTTGCACTCGGACGAGCTATACAATTGGGCTATATGAAGATGGAAGATCTGAATAAACCTGTCGTCGATTTTCTCAAAGACCTTGATCGAAGTAAGCTTGTTGAAGACGCCGATAAAGTGACTCTGGCAGAAGCGATGAATATGCGCTCTGGAGTAAAACTGACACGGGAGAAAGTCATGAAGTATAAAAACAAGCCAGAACTCTTACAGGGCCAAAAGCAGATCCAGGCCTATCTTTCGGACAGCGTGCCGATTTTGCAGGCACCGAGAAAGTTCGCTTATAAGGCTTCTGATCCTGCCATGATTATGCAGGTTCTCGAAGCAGTCGTTCCAGGTTCGGCGGCGGATTTTATTAAAAAGGAATTGATGGGCAAGATGGGCATTACTGAGTATGCCTGGCAGGAAGACACCAGCGGGCTCCCAAAGTCAGCTGCCGGTTCGAGTTTTCGATCGCGCGATATGCTCAAAATGGGAATGCTGGTTAGCAATAAAGGAAAGTGGAAGGACGAGCAGTTAATTCCCGAGGAATTCATGGTACGCGCCACAAGCCCCATATCGAATGCTTACGGAGTCAATAACTATGGATATTTCTGTTGGCACCGCAACTTAAAGCATGATGGCGAAGAATACCCGAGTATTGAACTTCGAGGAGCTTTAGGCCAATTTGTTTTCGTTTTTCCAAAACAAGATTTAATCGTCGTAGCTACCGCTCATGGTGTGATGTCTTTGATCAAAGATATTCCCAATCGCATTATTCCAGCCATTGCGAAATAA